The Porites lutea chromosome 4, jaPorLute2.1, whole genome shotgun sequence genome contains a region encoding:
- the LOC140935613 gene encoding uncharacterized protein, with the protein MVIFHPFSVLLSIFSVTLAYRLPPEAPITQNNSLHNDTSRNLDDHKLLNVTGQSLESFLFENNITLKNDTSSHLDHSSLMSTNENRNDAQTGSSSKGSDLHRNITIIVGVLLAGVVFVIISCYLYKYHPAFCRACGPWLMLCETCDKPSNGINHPGSVCDLVCCLVPDSQGDDSDCKPSCECNDCGGDCGDCDCGNCDCGSCDCGDCVIM; encoded by the exons ATGGTTATTTTTCATCCTTTTTCGGTTCTTTTGAGCATTTTCAGTGTTACACTGGCATATA GATTGCCACCGGAAGCCCCTATAACTCAGAATAATTCTTTGCACAATGATACGTCACGGAATTTGGACGATCACAAGCTTCTCAATGTTACAGGACAGTCGCTAGAGTCCTTTTTATTTGAGAACAACATTACGCTGAAGAATGACACATCCTCGCATCTGGACCACAGCTCCCTAATGAGTACAAACGAAAACAGAAACGATGCTCAAACAGGATCGAGTTCTAAAGGTAGTGATTTGCACAG GAACATCACTATAATAGTGGGAGTCCTATTAGCTGGCGTTGTCTTTGTGATTATATCCTGTTATCTGTACAAATATCATCCAGCGTTTTGCAGGGCATGTGGTCCTTGGCTAATGCTTTGCGAAACCTGCGATAAACCAAGCAACGGTATCAATCACCCTGGAAGCGTATGTGACTTAGTTTGTTGTCTTGTTCCTGATAGTCAGGGTGACGATTCAGACTGCAAACCGAGCTGTGAATGTAATGATTGTGGGGGTGACTGTGGGGACTGTGATTGTGGAAACTGTGACTGTGGCAGCTGTGACTGTGGTGATTGTGTTATTATGTGA
- the LOC140934938 gene encoding vesicular glutamate transporter 2-like, which translates to MKESTGNLESGLTRFLNSLYACFRFMSRFLVLCQFCECPTIKRKTRSTNGNGEQRTEKSDCDRGGDAVSRSFSFPKRYILMIMTFLGFMNMYALRVNLNVAISAMVNNHTIHQKGYTVIREAEFDWDSKLQGIVLGSFYYGYAFLQIPGGYLALKLGGTRIFGYAIFLASMLTLLTPVATRYSVYGLIAVRAGEGLMLGAVFPCNHAIWSKWAPPLERTTLVTMAISGCHVGTIITMPLSGLLTMYGFDGGWASVFYCFGAAGILWFVAWQLVVHDSPSVHPTISEDERNYIERSFDKGNENAAIPWKSILTSVPVWGIMFGNLSSDWGLYTILICLPMFLLDILHFDIQTMGFLAATPFLVKALSGPFGGITADLLQRRGLSTRSVRRLYFAVGALGAGTFIVAAGYAKTATIAVTCMCIGVAASGLMHSGYNVNMLDIAPRYACIIMGLTNTVGTITGFLSPMMVGFITANKKAEEWQTVFWITFVIYVVGMFLFCLLMSAELQPWATGREGPKKEGREELRMAEQS; encoded by the exons ATGAAAGAGTCTACTGGAAACTTGGAGTCAGGCCTAACTCGATTCTTGAACAGCCTCTACGCTTGTTTTCGCTTTATGTCAAGATTTTTAGTTCTTTGTCAATTCTGTGAATGTCCTACAATTAAACGAAAGACACGGTCAACAAATGGCAATGGAGAGCAGAGAACTGAAAAGTCTGATTGCGATAGAGGTGGTGACGCTGTCAGCAGAAGTTTTAGCTTTCCTAAACGTTATATCCTAATGATAATGACTTTCCTTGGTTTTATGAACATGTACGCTTTGCGTGTTAATTTGAATGTCGCTATCAGCGCTATGGTGAATAATCATACAATTCACCAGAAAGGCTACACCGTTATCCGG GAAGCCGAGTTTGACTGGGACTCAAAACTCCAAG GTATTGTGTTAGGTTCATTCTACTATGGTTACGCCTTCCTACAGATTCCTGGCGGCTACCTCGCACTCAAGCTTGGCGGCACCAGGATATTTGGATATGCCATTTTCTTGGCCTCCATGTTGACTCTCCTGACTCCTGTGGCTACTCGGTACAGTGTATATGGATTAATAGCTGTCAGAGCTGGAGAAGGACTTATGCTG GGCGCTGTCTTTCCATGTAACCACGCAATATGGAGTAAATGGGCTCCGCCTTTGGAGAGAACAACACTCGTCACCATGGCTATTTCAG GTTGTCACGTGGGCACCATCATAACCATGCCATTATCTGGACTGTTAACAATGTATGGTTTTGATGGAGGCTGGGCATCGGTATTTTATTGCTTCG GAGCGGCTGGAATACTGTGGTTCGTAGCCTGGCAGCTGGTTGTTCACGATTCACCTTCAGTACATCCAACTATTTCAGAAGATGAAAGAAATTACATCGAACGAAGCTTTGATAAAGGAAAC GAAAATGCAGCGATTCCATGGAAGTCCATTCTGACATCAGTTCCGGTGTGGGGAATTATGTTTGGCAACCTTTCCTCAGACTGGGGACTATACACCATTCTCATCTGCTTGCCAATGTTCCTTCTTGATATCTTACACTTCGATATACAGACG ATGGGTTTCCTCGCTGCCACGCCGTTCTTGGTGAAAGCTCTCTCGGGCCCCTTCGGTGGCATTACGGCTGATCTCTTGCAAAGGAGAGGACTAAGTACCAGATCTGTCAGAAGGCTATATTTTGCTGTTG GCGCCTTGGGAGCAGGCACATTCATTGTTGCCGCGGGTTACGCCAAAACAGCCACAATAGCGGTCACGTGTATGTGTATCGGCGTCGCTGCCTCTGGTTTGATGCATTCTGGGTATAATGTTAACATGTTAGATATTGCTCCGCGGTATGCTTGTATAATCATGGGTCTGACAAACACAGTGGGAACAATAACTGGTTTTCTCAGTCCTATGATGGTTGGATTTATTACTGCGAATAAG AAAGCTGAAGAATGGCAGACAGTGTTCTGGATCACTTTTGTTATATACGTCGTAGGAATGTTTCtgttttgtctgttgatgtCGGCCGAGTTGCAACCATGGGCGACAGGCCGTGAGGGTCCGAAAAAAGAAGGCAGAGAGGAATTACGCATGGCAGAGCAAAGTTAA
- the LOC140934035 gene encoding vesicular glutamate transporter 2.1-like: MTDTPQPDPVEGGGEESEKSNGKKSSFPKRYIIAIMIFLGICVQYALRVNLSVAIGAMCNNHTIQQNGFTIQKKAEFNWSSKLQGTILGAFYYGYTAMQIPGGWLGQRFGGTRVFGICLGIASILTMLTPIAARTSVAALITLRVIEGLALGALFPCNHAIWSKWAPPAERTRLFTITVAGCPVGTILSMPLSGIMSKYGFDGGWASVFYCFGAIGLLWFFVWQLAIHGSPSEHPTISPEERDHIEKSIAQLPPAKKGQVPWKSIFTSGPVWAIITANFTADWGMYTILICLPKYFIEVLHFDLAKTGFLAALPYVVKAFVGPAGGVLVDWLIENKLTVKNTRRCVFTVGCTTASLFILITGYASSPALAVAFLTIGVGITGLNASGYAVNILDIAPQYAGVIMGVTNVFGASPGFISPQIVGILTPNKTAGEWRIVFWITAIVYIVGIVIFGLLVSGELEPWANTSKEEEEDDKKGGDEKKG; the protein is encoded by the exons ATGACAGACACACCACAGCCCGACCCtgtggaggggggaggggaggagagtGAAAAGAGCAATGGAAAGAAAAGCAGCTTTCCCAAACGTTATATCATAGCCATTATGATTTTTCTTGGTATCTGCGTGCAGTACGCTCTCCGAGTAAATCTTAGTGTCGCCATTGGAGCTATGTGTAATAACCATACGATTCAACAAAATGGTTTCACCATACAGAAG aaagctgaattcaattgGAGTTCAAAGCTGCAAG gaACAATTCTTGGCGcattttattacggctacactGCTATGCAGATCCCAGGGGGCTGGCTTGGTCAGCGGTTCGGAGGGACAAGAGTGTTCGGAATCTGTCTCGGGATTGCTTCGATCCTGACTATGCTAACGCCAATAGCGGCACGAACAAGTGTAGCTGCACTGATTACTCTCAGGGTGATAGAAGGGCTTGCGTTG GGAGCTCTTTTCCCTTGTAACCACGCCATCTGGAGCAAATGGGCTCCGCCTGCAGAGAGGACTCGACTGTTCACGATCACTGTCGCAG GTTGTCCAGTTGGTACCATTCTCTCTATGCCGCTTAGTGGTATCATGTCTAAATATGGTTTTGATGGCGGTTGGGCGTCTGTCTTCTACTGCTTCG GTGCAATTGGCCTTTTGTGGTTCTTTGTCTGGCAGCTAGCGATCCACGGCTCTCCATCCGAGCATCCAACCATTTCCCCTGAAGAACGAGACCACATAGAAAAAAGTATAGCACAACTACCACCTGCAAAG AAAGGGCAAGTTCCATGGAAATCTATTTTTACTTCCGGTCCCGTGTGGGCCATCATAACGGCGAACTTCACCGCCGACTGGGGCATGTACACGATCCTGATCTGTCTACCTAAATATTTCATCGAGGTTTTGCACTTTGATCTTGCTAAG ACAGGATTCCTAGCTGCCTTACCATATGTCGTAAAGGCATTTGTGGGGCCAGCAGGAGGAGTTCTTGTTGACTGGCTCATTGAGAACAAGCTGACGGTGAAGAACACCAGAAGATGCGTTTTCACAGTTG GTTGTACAACAGCGTCGTTATTTATACTGATCACTGGCTACGCCTCGTCTCCAGCTCTTGCTGTCGCCTTCCTCACTATTGGTGTCGGTATCACCGGTCTGAACGCTTCCGGTTACGCCGTCAACATTCTTGATATTGCGCCTCAGTACGCAGGCGTAATCATGGGTGTAACTAATGTGTTTGGTGCTTCGCCAGGCTTTATCAGCCCGCAGATTGTTGGGATTTTAACTCCTAATAAG ACTGCGGGTGAATGGCGAATTGTATTTTGGATCACTGCGATAGTCTATATCGTCGGTATCGTGATCTTTGGTTTGCTGGTGTCAGGTGAATTGGAGCCGTGGGCGAACACGAGtaaggaagaggaagaggacGACAAAAAGGGAGGAGACGAGAAAAAAGGATAG